The sequence CAGCGAACCTAAATCAAATTAGCAGGCTAAGTGGAAGCCCATATATTACAGCAAGCACGAGTGCACATCACAATGGGAATCATTCGTCACATAATTATGCAGATCTTCTGGAGAATAACTCTGGTGCCTCGTTTCGTAATCCAGCTCCAAGATCTCCAGTAGTTTTTAGCAATGATACTAGGGCAGGCAGATATAATTTTCACAACAAAATACTCCAAGATAGTTTGAGCAGTGCTTCGAACACCGAATTGAAGCTTGGGCAATCCTCTTATCATCAATCTCTGACTGCCCTATTTCCGTCGGCGCAGTCAACATTAATTGATTTTCAAAGACCTCAGTCACATCTGCCATCAGTAACTCAAAGTGAGTTTGTTATTATGCTCTTCTTTCATTATTTTTGCTGTCAATTGTCATTCAAGTTACAAAGTACCTGCAATAACTACTGATCAGGCATCTGCAATTTTGTGTATACTTAGCCATGCCAAGACTTCGTTTTGGTGGTACTGAAGTGTGTAAATGGTAGAAACAATAATAAAATTAGTTGATGAACAACAAAAATAATTTGCTACGATTTAGAACACCACAGCAGAAACATCAAGTTTGATCCTTGTATGTGCACCGCCTGTGAGAGCATCCCCCTTCCCCCACCTGGATATCTAAATAATATCATTACTCTTTGGTGCAGATCATTGTCCAAGGCAAACAGTCAAGGTCAGTAAAAATATAGGGGAACATAATGGACCACCAGTTGGTAGAGGAACTAGCGAACAATCTAATGGAGTTGCTAATGCTATCAATCGTTCTGAAGGTGGCAAGGTTACAGATGCATCAGCCAAGAACTCATTTATCTCAATATTTCTTTCGCATCTTGAGAGGAATAGTGAAGCCATTGATGATATTCTCAAGAGTAGTGAGCATAGCCTTCCTAGGGGTCTGGATGGTGCATATAGTTCCTATCATTCAAAAATTGCAAGTAGACAAGTTGAGCCAAGGGCTAATGATAATCCTTCTAAGTTGGCCTCTACCAGCATTCATACTGAAAGGATATCATATGACAGGGCTCTTTCAGTGGCACTCAGTGGATCTTCAAAAGTTGTACCACTTGCAAATAGTCAGAACTCTCTAATCCATAGTGACTGCCGGTCGCATTTGCTGCCTAGGCAACCCAATGCTGGAAGCTCCAAAGTTTGTGATGGTGCATATAGTTCCTATTATTCAAAAAGTGCAAATAGACAAGTTGAGCCAAGGGCCAATGATAATCATTCTAATTCGGTCTCTACCAGTATTCATACGAAAATGATATCAGATGGCATTGCTCTTTCAGTGGCACTCAGTGGATATCCTTCAAAAGTTGTACCTCTTGCAAATAGTCATGAGCCCTTAATCCATAGTGACTGCCAGTCGCATTTGCTGCATAGACAACCTAATGCTGGAAGCTCCAAAATTTGTGCAGGAGTTCCATGTCCTGCAAATTGCAGGACTGGCAATCATGCGGGTGATGTATCCCATCAGGCTCCCTGTATGTATGATAAAACGGTGAGTTGATCTTGCATTTGCACACATTGACACATCATAAGTAAATGGTAACTGCCAGCACCACAATCAAGCACCAACATGATTgttttatgtttcaatttttttgaTGCTCCAACCATTTTATGCAGGCCAATGGACACAATACTTTTGAGTGTGTAGACGACTCATGCACACACAGAAGTTCGAGAGTTGCCAAAATCATCTGCCATTGTCGAAATTCCTGCTCTTCATCTAGGGAGTTTCTACCTAGTTTTGGCCAACATGATCAATCAGCGTTAGAAAAATCAATACATCGATGCTGTTACAGAGTTCAGGAAGATGTTTCTAGACTTGGTTTTGGAGCTGGTCACTTGTGCCGAACTCAATTCTCGAATGACGGTGCTCCAATCCATAAACTAGGTGGGTTCTGTGTTAGACAACTATTCTTATTGACTTTTTCTTCTCTTGAATGATGGCTTGTCTTACTCCAGTGGCATACTTTTTTTTTCCAGGGTTGCATGAGCTTTGCACCTGCTCCACTTTCATACCAAGGCCATCGCTATGTTCTGAAGATTATATCTTGCAGCCTTCTTGCCACGTGTGCTCTCCTGATGGGTTTCATTACAGAAGGTAACTTAATATTTCTATGCTTTTTGATGAGTTCTGGTTATCGGCATTGCATTATGAACAATTTCTTTCTTCACTACATGTTATTGAAAACTATTTCAGCTCCATCGTTGTTGTAACACTATTTCCTGTTCATGGTACCAGATATTTTTCTCTGAGCAAACTTGAAACTTGGATTAGGTATTAGCCTGATTAATCGCTTCATTGGTGGCATGCCCTTTCTCTGTCATGTGCCATATAAATATTTCATAACTATAAAAGATGTGCTCTTGCAGCTACTTCCATGCTTGCTTTGACATTCTTTTATTTATTGCAGTTCCATGGGACATGCAACCAACAGCTTGACCAAATGCCCTCTGCTCGATGCACCTAATAATAAGAAAAAATCAGGTCCATGTTGGGATGGCAGATGCTGCTGCTCTGTAGTCCCAAAATGTTTGACAGGTTGTGGCTTTGCAAAGCACTGCGATGACAGAATTGACCAAAGTGGTAGTAGTTTACAAAAGTGCAAGCATGATATGCAACTGCCTATCAGATGTGTGGGAGAGAGTGAAAAATTAAGATGCCATTGCTCAAGCAGTGCTCAAACACCTTTGTTGAAAGCTGTCTCTAATAAAATGACAAACCAGCTTTTCGCTCCTATATCAGAGAGACTGAAGAATGTATCAGAAGAATCAGTGGCCAACGCCAGCTCGCCTTATATAGCTGTAAAGGAGAAAAATGGCTCCTGTAGAGGTTCTGGTGTATGTAAAGAACGACTGAATCCTGGTTTTTCTTCTGGATCCTCCAGTGCTGTGGTGACAAAGTTTCCAGCATCACCTGAATTTAACAATACATCCTCGTGTGTGGATAAATATGGCGTTGAACACAAAAAGCTCATGTTTGACGAAGGATCAAGAACTGAGAAATCTTTGTCGTCAAGCTATGATGTGCCTGTCAATACAGGATGTGAAAAGTCCCTAAATAGTTCCTCTACATTTCACTTGGACTCATCTAAAGTGAAGCGAAAACATTATCAGATTTCTGATGGAATTACACTCAAAGATAATGGCAAGCAACAATGTTCTGAAACACGAAGGAAATCAAGAAGATTGAAGTGCTCTGAGGAACAGTCAGTGTCAGATGATTGTACTAGGAAAATTACTTTGCAGTCCGAAAATGGAGACCCTCAACCACAGAATGAGGTTAGTTCGTATTCTTGCAGTGTGTCAAAAATTAAACGGAAACATACTACCATGCAACGAAATAAGCCAGTGAAACGGCCTCACATCCATCAAGAGATTTTGAAAGGTGGTGAGCAGTCAGATGGTGAGGGCATTATGGTTGGAGAATTAAATTCCTCTGAGGAGAAGAAGCAAGTAGAGGATATGAGCACTCTGGTTAGAACAAAACATCAACAGGAAGGGAGCCGAGTGTTTGCTCGAAAACCGCCTAAATATGTTTCTCTCAACTGCATTCTAAAGGAACCTAAGAGTGAAAATATTTGTAGTGAGGTTCCCCTTCTCGATTCTAGCTTAATTGCTACAGGGATAACAGATGATAATCGAAAATTTCGTAAAATTGCTCCACTTAGTCTGGTTCTTAAAAAGGCGAAGAGATGCAATGCTGTCAAAACCCCCTGCAACACAGAAAACATCCACTCTTGTGAGGAAAAGAGTGCAGTTCGTCCTGTAGGTAAATATTCTTTTGGTAATCAAAATTACAGTTCAAAAGCTGAAGATGGAATTCAGAGTTCCAAAAAGAGTAGATATTCACCTAATGCCTTGATGTTGAGACCGAACATTGAGCGTGACTGCAAAAGACCCTGCATAGGTATATTTCTGGAAATATCTCAATTAGCAGTAAGGTAGCGATTTATTCATAAAATCAGAAATATGAAAACACCTTTCATTTCAGATATTGGGGAAGGTCAGCCTATTGGCCCAACAGATGCGGAGACAAGCCAACTTTCAGTGCAAACATCAAGAAAAGGTAAAACTTGGTTATAATATTGATGGTACTTGCTTTTTTTAGTACAATACTGGAAAATACGATGATATAATGCAATATATTAATTACTATAAACATGAGCAACGGCTGGTTTCCTAAGTTCCACATGGGATGCTAAATGAATCTTGTTTTACTAACATATTGGACCAACTATATGCAGGATTTAGGAATCGAAGATCAAGTGTATCTGTTAATAGGATTAAGCGGTGTGAGGAATCTGCAAATAGATCAGCACGTGGTCCTTGTGACGATAAACAAAATGTGGTTCAAGCCTGTGAAGTGAATGTTGGAAGGTTGTAGTTCCACTAGATGTGGTTTTTAGATTTTCAGAAAAAATGGCTGATACCCTGTCATTAACGTGTCATGGTACGCTACTTTACTGGCTGTTCTAACAAAGTTCTGCTTAATACCTTTTACAATGCACAGGTACAAAGAAAGGCTTAGCTCAGCTGATT comes from Triticum aestivum cultivar Chinese Spring chromosome 5B, IWGSC CS RefSeq v2.1, whole genome shotgun sequence and encodes:
- the LOC123113066 gene encoding uncharacterized protein isoform X4; translation: MPDRLLPTATPWSQPARSGPSSNPLLAQTPPGSYYSYPHLSRAPDLNSLLHTPSASNASNAAAGAIDLARAYTPLGCALPKYPRHGLSAGSGPDQSSLGAFFSNKSSSSNVQVNLPGEGSTSTIDGMPHGAVQFQDSSAAQMMQKLASKPAPRHQPAPLTDRMHVSCLNVGGELFVGDAGPFGVLCSCHQLRMSVAKFCEHAGGPAEKAGEIVLMENGMSIAHWFKYCVGVGSYVTDTKCDRPEWACIDPSPEGYRLKNLLARNTSMEKVGLFNGYGKGTGPINGTVYSNDLRKSTGPISGTVYSNDLHNEGRGHTTVEKLGNKRDETYYRSADVHTSFARNFALLQNSETNLGLAKNHTVNTANLNQISRLSGSPYITASTSAHHNGNHSSHNYADLLENNSGASFRNPAPRSPVVFSNDTRAGRYNFHNKILQDSLSSASNTELKLGQSSYHQSLTALFPSAQSTLIDFQRPQSHLPSVTQNHCPRQTVKVSKNIGEHNGPPVGRGTSEQSNGVANAINRSEGGKVTDASAKNSFISIFLSHLERNSEAIDDILKSSEHSLPRGLDGAYSSYHSKIASRQVEPRANDNPSKLASTSIHTERISYDRALSVALSGSSKVVPLANSQNSLIHSDCRSHLLPRQPNAGSSKVCDGAYSSYYSKSANRQVEPRANDNHSNSVSTSIHTKMISDGIALSVALSGYPSKVVPLANSHEPLIHSDCQSHLLHRQPNAGSSKICAGVPCPANCRTGNHAGDVSHQAPCMYDKTGCMSFAPAPLSYQGHRYVLKIISCSLLATCALLMGFITEGCGFAKHCDDRIDQSGSSLQKCKHDMQLPIRCVGESEKLRCHCSSSAQTPLLKAVSNKMTNQLFAPISERLKNVSEESVANASSPYIAVKEKNGSCRGSGVCKERLNPGFSSGSSSAVVTKFPASPEFNNTSSCVDKYGVEHKKLMFDEGSRTEKSLSSSYDVPVNTGCEKSLNSSSTFHLDSSKVKRKHYQISDGITLKDNGKQQCSETRRKSRRLKCSEEQSVSDDCTRKITLQSENGDPQPQNEVSSYSCSVSKIKRKHTTMQRNKPVKRPHIHQEILKGGEQSDGEGIMVGELNSSEEKKQVEDMSTLVRTKHQQEGSRVFARKPPKYVSLNCILKEPKSENICSEVPLLDSSLIATGITDDNRKFRKIAPLSLVLKKAKRCNAVKTPCNTENIHSCEEKSAVRPVGKYSFGNQNYSSKAEDGIQSSKKSRYSPNALMLRPNIERDCKRPCIDIGEGQPIGPTDAETSQLSVQTSRKGFRNRRSSVSVNRIKRCEESANRSARGPCDDKQNVVQACEVNVGRYKERLSSADSCCVCRIPYLEPCNKLMECSKCFVKAHQACYGVLKVPRGQWFCRPCKTQANAQDTVCVLCGYGGGAMTRALNAQKILTSLRKGLRVTSQADKHVKHDPSYASRSTSLENISRVDKQTLVDTAHEENTISSSWTVNHSSSLLVPQMLRWVHVVCGLWTPGTKCPNPTTMSAFDLSGALPAKSDYACSMCDRAGGSFMMCRDVNCSVTFHAWCAHQRGLLQSDPEGEHNEYIGFYGRCLNHATNRKECLRSNEWTCARTEGFKGRKGEGCSGSNYKKPQVKSSECSVSQEQINAWLRINGSKPCIRRQSKGWKHLVVYKSGIHGLGLYTSEFIPRGSMVIEYVGEIVGQRVADKREIEYHSGKRQQYKSVCYFFKIDKEHIIDATRKGGIARFINHSCMPNCVAKIISVKNEKKVVFFSERHIDPGEEITYDYHFNQEDEGERIPCFCRSFSCRRMGRKAGLYINSKKFGGVVKPCMLEMTAFLNCLALNKQIDEKCTRQKELLITCTQAQKGRPKNAAKTINYHLQRLGRDKFH
- the LOC123113066 gene encoding uncharacterized protein isoform X1; translated protein: MPDRLLPTATPWSQPARSGPSSNPLLAQTPPGSYYSYPHLSRAPDLNSLLHTPSASNASNAAAGAIDLARAYTPLGCALPKYPRHGLSAGSGPDQSSLGAFFSNKSSSSNVQVNLPGEGSTSTIDGMPHGAVQFQDSSAAQMMQKLASKPAPRHQPAPLTDRMHVSCLNVGGELFVGDAGPFGVLCSCHQLRMSVAKFCEHAGGPAEKAGEIVLMENGMSIAHWFKYCVGVGSYVTDTKCDRPEWACIDPSPEGYRLKNLLARNTSMEKVGLFNGYGKGTGPINGTVYSNDLRKSTGPISGTVYSNDLHNEGRGHTTVEKLGNKRDETYYRSADVHTSFARNFALLQNSETNLGLAKNHTVNTANLNQISRLSGSPYITASTSAHHNGNHSSHNYADLLENNSGASFRNPAPRSPVVFSNDTRAGRYNFHNKILQDSLSSASNTELKLGQSSYHQSLTALFPSAQSTLIDFQRPQSHLPSVTQNHCPRQTVKVSKNIGEHNGPPVGRGTSEQSNGVANAINRSEGGKVTDASAKNSFISIFLSHLERNSEAIDDILKSSEHSLPRGLDGAYSSYHSKIASRQVEPRANDNPSKLASTSIHTERISYDRALSVALSGSSKVVPLANSQNSLIHSDCRSHLLPRQPNAGSSKVCDGAYSSYYSKSANRQVEPRANDNHSNSVSTSIHTKMISDGIALSVALSGYPSKVVPLANSHEPLIHSDCQSHLLHRQPNAGSSKICAGVPCPANCRTGNHAGDVSHQAPCMYDKTANGHNTFECVDDSCTHRSSRVAKIICHCRNSCSSSREFLPSFGQHDQSALEKSIHRCCYRVQEDVSRLGFGAGHLCRTQFSNDGAPIHKLGLHELCTCSTFIPRPSLCSEDYILQPSCHVCSPDGFHYRSSMGHATNSLTKCPLLDAPNNKKKSGPCWDGRCCCSVVPKCLTGCGFAKHCDDRIDQSGSSLQKCKHDMQLPIRCVGESEKLRCHCSSSAQTPLLKAVSNKMTNQLFAPISERLKNVSEESVANASSPYIAVKEKNGSCRGSGVCKERLNPGFSSGSSSAVVTKFPASPEFNNTSSCVDKYGVEHKKLMFDEGSRTEKSLSSSYDVPVNTGCEKSLNSSSTFHLDSSKVKRKHYQISDGITLKDNGKQQCSETRRKSRRLKCSEEQSVSDDCTRKITLQSENGDPQPQNEVSSYSCSVSKIKRKHTTMQRNKPVKRPHIHQEILKGGEQSDGEGIMVGELNSSEEKKQVEDMSTLVRTKHQQEGSRVFARKPPKYVSLNCILKEPKSENICSEVPLLDSSLIATGITDDNRKFRKIAPLSLVLKKAKRCNAVKTPCNTENIHSCEEKSAVRPVGKYSFGNQNYSSKAEDGIQSSKKSRYSPNALMLRPNIERDCKRPCIDIGEGQPIGPTDAETSQLSVQTSRKGFRNRRSSVSVNRIKRCEESANRSARGPCDDKQNVVQACEVNVGRYKERLSSADSCCVCRIPYLEPCNKLMECSKCFVKAHQACYGVLKVPRGQWFCRPCKTQANAQDTVCVLCGYGGGAMTRALNAQKILTSLRKGLRVTSQADKHVKHDPSYASRSTSLENISRVDKQTLVDTAHEENTISSSWTVNHSSSLLVPQMLRWVHVVCGLWTPGTKCPNPTTMSAFDLSGALPAKSDYACSMCDRAGGSFMMCRDVNCSVTFHAWCAHQRGLLQSDPEGEHNEYIGFYGRCLNHATNRKECLRSNEWTCARTEGFKGRKGEGCSGSNYKKPQVKSSECSVSQEQINAWLRINGSKPCIRRQSKGWKHLVVYKSGIHGLGLYTSEFIPRGSMVIEYVGEIVGQRVADKREIEYHSGKRQQYKSVCYFFKIDKEHIIDATRKGGIARFINHSCMPNCVAKIISVKNEKKVVFFSERHIDPGEEITYDYHFNQEDEGERIPCFCRSFSCRRYLN
- the LOC123113066 gene encoding uncharacterized protein isoform X2; the protein is MARPLLSGELFVGDAGPFGVLCSCHQLRMSVAKFCEHAGGPAEKAGEIVLMENGMSIAHWFKYCVGVGSYVTDTKCDRPEWACIDPSPEGYRLKNLLARNTSMEKVGLFNGYGKGTGPINGTVYSNDLRKSTGPISGTVYSNDLHNEGRGHTTVEKLGNKRDETYYRSADVHTSFARNFALLQNSETNLGLAKNHTVNTANLNQISRLSGSPYITASTSAHHNGNHSSHNYADLLENNSGASFRNPAPRSPVVFSNDTRAGRYNFHNKILQDSLSSASNTELKLGQSSYHQSLTALFPSAQSTLIDFQRPQSHLPSVTQNHCPRQTVKVSKNIGEHNGPPVGRGTSEQSNGVANAINRSEGGKVTDASAKNSFISIFLSHLERNSEAIDDILKSSEHSLPRGLDGAYSSYHSKIASRQVEPRANDNPSKLASTSIHTERISYDRALSVALSGSSKVVPLANSQNSLIHSDCRSHLLPRQPNAGSSKVCDGAYSSYYSKSANRQVEPRANDNHSNSVSTSIHTKMISDGIALSVALSGYPSKVVPLANSHEPLIHSDCQSHLLHRQPNAGSSKICAGVPCPANCRTGNHAGDVSHQAPCMYDKTANGHNTFECVDDSCTHRSSRVAKIICHCRNSCSSSREFLPSFGQHDQSALEKSIHRCCYRVQEDVSRLGFGAGHLCRTQFSNDGAPIHKLGLHELCTCSTFIPRPSLCSEDYILQPSCHVCSPDGFHYRSSMGHATNSLTKCPLLDAPNNKKKSGPCWDGRCCCSVVPKCLTGCGFAKHCDDRIDQSGSSLQKCKHDMQLPIRCVGESEKLRCHCSSSAQTPLLKAVSNKMTNQLFAPISERLKNVSEESVANASSPYIAVKEKNGSCRGSGVCKERLNPGFSSGSSSAVVTKFPASPEFNNTSSCVDKYGVEHKKLMFDEGSRTEKSLSSSYDVPVNTGCEKSLNSSSTFHLDSSKVKRKHYQISDGITLKDNGKQQCSETRRKSRRLKCSEEQSVSDDCTRKITLQSENGDPQPQNEVSSYSCSVSKIKRKHTTMQRNKPVKRPHIHQEILKGGEQSDGEGIMVGELNSSEEKKQVEDMSTLVRTKHQQEGSRVFARKPPKYVSLNCILKEPKSENICSEVPLLDSSLIATGITDDNRKFRKIAPLSLVLKKAKRCNAVKTPCNTENIHSCEEKSAVRPVGKYSFGNQNYSSKAEDGIQSSKKSRYSPNALMLRPNIERDCKRPCIDIGEGQPIGPTDAETSQLSVQTSRKGFRNRRSSVSVNRIKRCEESANRSARGPCDDKQNVVQACEVNVGRYKERLSSADSCCVCRIPYLEPCNKLMECSKCFVKAHQACYGVLKVPRGQWFCRPCKTQANAQDTVCVLCGYGGGAMTRALNAQKILTSLRKGLRVTSQADKHVKHDPSYASRSTSLENISRVDKQTLVDTAHEENTISSSWTVNHSSSLLVPQMLRWVHVVCGLWTPGTKCPNPTTMSAFDLSGALPAKSDYACSMCDRAGGSFMMCRDVNCSVTFHAWCAHQRGLLQSDPEGEHNEYIGFYGRCLNHATNRKECLRSNEWTCARTEGFKGRKGEGCSGSNYKKPQVKSSECSVSQEQINAWLRINGSKPCIRRQSKGWKHLVVYKSGIHGLGLYTSEFIPRGSMVIEYVGEIVGQRVADKREIEYHSGKRQQYKSVCYFFKIDKEHIIDATRKGGIARFINHSCMPNCVAKIISVKNEKKVVFFSERHIDPGEEITYDYHFNQEDEGERIPCFCRSFSCRRYLN